The genomic interval GAAAAACATTGGAGTTGTTCGATATGATCGAAACGGTCGATTCCATCGACATCGCGGCCGGGATCGATCGCAAATGCGGCGAGATCAGCAAAGTTATGCCGGTGCTGATCGAGGTGAACAGCGGGCGGGAAGTTCAGAAATCCGGCGTGCTGCCGGAGGACGCCGAAGGGGTGATCCGGGAAATCGCCGGGTTGGCGCATGTGCGGATTCTGGGACTGATGACGATGGGGCCGCGGTTCGGCGATCCGGAAGACACCCGGCCGTATTTTGCAAACACCCGGAAGCTGTTCGAACGCATCCGCGGGCTGAAAATTGCGGATGTCGAGATGAAATACTTATCGATGGGCATGACGAATTCCTACCCCGTGGCGCTGCAGGAAGGGGCCAATATGGTGCGGATCGGCACGAAGATCTTCGGAGAGAAGGCGGCGCAAGCCTGACGGTGAGGCTCGAACCGGGCTTTCCTCCTGTTCCTCACTTTCCGCGCGGAAGACGCATTGTTTCCGGATAAAAACGGAAAAGCCGGGCTTTTTGGGAGGCCCCGGCCCGCTCGGTAGGAATAACGGCGGAACGGGGCCGGTCCGGAGAGCAAGGTTTCCGCCTGCGCGCGAAAAGGCGGCTGGTTTTTCCAAAAACGCCGCAATGATGAATTGATGCCTCGACGAGCATCCGGCCGAGCCGCTCGGCCTCGGGGCCCCGGCCGGGTTGGCCGGCATCGTTTGATCTGGCCGCCGCATCCACCGCGTGATGGCCGTCCGGGAAGCCGCTCGCGGTCCCGCCGATCGATCGGCTTGCCTGCATGGTTTTTGCGGACATCCAGCGGGCGGCCGCCAAGATCGTTTTTTCCAGACGTCCAGCAGAGTGTTGAAAAATGCGCCGTTGCCGGCGGGGAAATCCCGGCAATCGGAGATTCCCAGACAGGTCTGCAGGATTTCACGGATGTTCTTGTCGTCGTTGGCGACGAGCACAAGGGCGGGCCGGTTGAGGATGGTTTGGAGATGCCTGGAAGCGCCCGGATACGGATTGGACCGGAAAGCGGCATCCTGACAGCGGAGCCGGGAGACGCGGTTTTTCCTTTCGGATAAAATTGGGGAAACCGTGGAACTCCGGACGCCGCTGAGGTTAGGATGTCCGCCGCCGAGCGGTCTTTTTACCAAGGGAGCGCGCAATGGAAGCGATTATCGCCGCAA from Anaerolineales bacterium carries:
- a CDS encoding YggS family pyridoxal phosphate-dependent enzyme, which codes for MIGDNVRKILAELPEGVELVAAAKGRTPEEILEAIAAGVRIIGANYIREAQRSHRVVGKRAGWHFIGLPGQQKHDLLRRKTLELFDMIETVDSIDIAAGIDRKCGEISKVMPVLIEVNSGREVQKSGVLPEDAEGVIREIAGLAHVRILGLMTMGPRFGDPEDTRPYFANTRKLFERIRGLKIADVEMKYLSMGMTNSYPVALQEGANMVRIGTKIFGEKAAQA